From one Staphylococcus kloosii genomic stretch:
- a CDS encoding GNAT family N-acetyltransferase, with amino-acid sequence MELLIKPTTQLTNLELINIFIERTKVFVVEQNAAYQEVDEADKDAKHVFFKEQDDIVAYTRIINDEDAVAFGRVLVNESYRGQNLGRKIVTATLDEINANYDTKNVRISAQARLQKFYESFGFKVASEVYLEDNIPHIAMTLNL; translated from the coding sequence ATGGAATTATTAATTAAACCAACGACACAACTTACTAATTTAGAATTAATCAATATATTTATCGAAAGAACAAAAGTATTTGTAGTGGAACAAAATGCCGCTTATCAAGAAGTTGATGAAGCTGACAAAGATGCCAAACATGTTTTTTTCAAAGAACAGGACGACATTGTAGCATATACTAGAATTATTAATGATGAGGATGCAGTTGCATTTGGTCGAGTACTCGTGAATGAATCTTATAGAGGTCAAAATTTAGGTAGAAAAATTGTAACAGCAACTTTAGACGAAATTAATGCTAATTATGATACAAAGAACGTTCGTATTTCAGCTCAAGCAAGATTACAAAAATTTTATGAATCATTTGGTTTTAAAGTGGCTTCAGAAGTTTATTTAGAAGATAATATTCCGCACATCGCAATGACATTGAATTTATAA
- a CDS encoding DinB family protein yields MIREQFEATYKLLSKHLNDVDEEKATFQPDNANNNIKWQLGHIILLNDYLIFENINDKNALEQSAANYFLWGTSPQDFDGNEPSFESLKLLLKDQFDKIFNTLEEQLKKDRNEPIILKDLDLNMKTFAESIHFSILHTSRHFGQIVLLKSMIDNVK; encoded by the coding sequence ATGATTAGAGAACAATTTGAAGCAACATATAAACTTCTATCAAAACATTTAAATGATGTTGATGAAGAAAAAGCTACATTTCAACCCGATAATGCCAATAATAATATTAAGTGGCAATTAGGACATATCATTTTATTAAATGACTATTTAATATTTGAAAATATTAATGATAAAAATGCTTTGGAACAATCTGCGGCAAATTATTTTTTATGGGGGACATCACCACAAGATTTTGATGGTAATGAGCCTTCTTTTGAATCATTAAAATTATTATTAAAAGATCAATTCGACAAAATATTTAATACATTAGAAGAACAACTGAAAAAAGATAGAAATGAACCAATAATATTAAAAGATTTAGACTTAAATATGAAAACTTTCGCTGAATCTATTCATTTTTCTATTTTGCATACTAGTCGCCATTTTGGACAAATCGTATTATTAAAGTCAATGATTGATAATGTGAAATAA
- a CDS encoding sulfite exporter TauE/SafE family protein, translating into MSITLITFILLAIFLGAFIRTYFGFGEALISMPLLAIIGLDINSSISIIGLAGLTVAIFNILSELKHIKYKILSLMLCSSIIGIPIGIYILHHFNTAIIQVFLALFLLLYGTYAFCKRQFFKNNRKLVLQSPYWSTIAGIISGILGSLYNSHGVPIVIYATLSKWPIKTFKSTLQAHFLLTAIFVVIGQAFGNVWTDKTIPIYLMSLPLLLLATIIGRYLTIKTPAHHFEKWVYLLIVALGLLLLVSI; encoded by the coding sequence ATGTCTATTACTTTAATTACATTTATACTACTAGCTATCTTTCTAGGTGCATTTATACGTACTTACTTCGGCTTTGGCGAAGCTCTAATTAGTATGCCTTTATTAGCAATAATTGGTTTAGATATTAATAGTTCTATATCGATTATAGGTTTGGCAGGTTTAACTGTTGCGATATTTAATATTTTATCTGAACTAAAACATATAAAATACAAAATATTAAGTTTAATGTTATGTAGTAGTATCATCGGTATACCTATTGGCATATATATTTTGCACCATTTTAATACAGCTATAATTCAAGTTTTCTTAGCACTCTTTTTATTGTTATATGGTACTTACGCTTTTTGTAAAAGACAATTCTTTAAAAATAATCGCAAACTTGTATTGCAATCACCTTATTGGAGTACGATTGCTGGTATTATTTCAGGTATTTTAGGGAGTTTATATAACTCTCATGGCGTCCCGATAGTCATATATGCCACATTAAGTAAATGGCCTATTAAAACATTTAAAAGTACGTTGCAAGCTCATTTTCTGCTTACCGCAATTTTCGTCGTTATCGGTCAAGCATTTGGTAATGTATGGACCGATAAGACGATTCCTATTTATTTAATGTCATTACCGTTGTTACTGCTCGCAACAATAATAGGCAGATATTTAACAATTAAAACACCAGCACATCATTTTGAAAAATGGGTTTATTTACTTATAGTGGCGTTAGGCTTATTGCTGCTAGTTTCAATATAA
- a CDS encoding GNAT family N-acetyltransferase, translated as MELIVKETSDLTNLELVKIFEARVKVFVVEQSCAYQEIDEYDTEAKHVILKDGEIIVAYTRIIEDQSKISFGRVLVTKNYRGKKYGQQILRETIKQINDNSDKTRIYISAQEYLEKFYSSFGFEKVSEMYLEDNIPHIDMVLNIKR; from the coding sequence ATGGAATTAATAGTAAAGGAAACAAGCGATTTAACAAATTTAGAATTAGTGAAAATATTTGAAGCACGTGTAAAAGTCTTTGTTGTAGAACAATCTTGTGCTTATCAAGAAATAGACGAATATGATACAGAAGCAAAACACGTTATCTTAAAAGATGGTGAAATTATAGTTGCTTATACTAGAATCATCGAAGATCAAAGCAAAATTAGTTTTGGCAGAGTGTTAGTTACTAAAAATTATCGTGGTAAAAAATATGGACAACAAATTTTAAGAGAAACGATAAAACAAATAAATGACAATAGTGATAAAACACGTATCTATATTTCGGCCCAAGAATATTTGGAAAAATTTTATAGTTCTTTCGGTTTTGAAAAAGTTTCAGAAATGTACTTAGAAGATAATATACCGCATATAGATATGGTTCTTAATATAAAGAGGTAA
- a CDS encoding TrkH family potassium uptake protein produces the protein MNKINKPLYYYLMLFISTTFIGALLLFLPCTGKKPIGFIDALFIASSAFTVTGLSPTDIGTQFNVLGETVILLLIQIGGLGIVTVTMLTLIFLNKKISIRNRFLIMVTWNIDEPGGIVKLVKHLAIYTLITEFIGSLCLCLSFIPKFGISKGIFVSVFTAISAFNNAGFALFKNNLIDFTKDPIVMVTVPLLIILGGLGHLVLLDLATCKKLKKLTLHSKIVLSTTVFLILFGALTFFILETHNTMQHMSVIEKIGTSFFQSVTTRTAGFNSIDMGQINTSTALLFMLLMFIGGAPLSAAGGIKVTTFAILVMFVISTIRKHNYVELFNREIPHKLIKLATVTFIVSLCYVVLVTFVITVLNPNVQLIKILFEVISAFGTVGLTMDYTDKYHGVTELLIIFVMLSGKVGILTVLRAFVTPKDKKYHYAQGHIHL, from the coding sequence ATGAATAAGATAAATAAACCATTATATTATTATCTGATGCTTTTTATATCAACTACCTTTATAGGAGCTTTATTACTATTCTTACCTTGTACTGGTAAGAAGCCTATAGGATTTATTGATGCACTATTTATTGCTTCTAGTGCCTTTACAGTAACAGGATTATCCCCTACTGATATCGGCACACAATTTAACGTATTGGGAGAAACTGTCATACTTCTGCTTATACAAATTGGTGGATTAGGTATAGTGACGGTGACGATGCTCACGCTTATTTTCTTAAATAAGAAAATATCAATACGCAACAGATTTTTAATTATGGTGACGTGGAATATTGATGAACCAGGAGGTATTGTTAAACTAGTTAAGCATTTAGCTATTTACACTTTAATTACTGAGTTTATCGGTTCCTTATGTTTGTGCTTATCGTTTATACCTAAATTTGGCATATCGAAAGGTATTTTCGTCAGCGTATTTACAGCAATTTCAGCATTTAACAATGCAGGATTTGCCTTATTTAAAAATAATTTAATAGATTTTACGAAGGATCCTATCGTTATGGTCACGGTGCCTTTATTGATAATATTAGGCGGATTAGGACATTTAGTATTACTAGATTTAGCGACTTGCAAAAAATTAAAAAAACTGACTTTGCATTCAAAAATAGTATTATCTACAACGGTATTTTTAATTTTATTCGGTGCTCTAACGTTCTTTATTTTAGAAACACATAACACAATGCAACATATGAGTGTCATTGAAAAGATAGGCACTTCATTTTTCCAATCTGTAACTACAAGAACAGCAGGTTTTAACAGTATTGATATGGGCCAAATCAATACTTCAACTGCACTATTATTTATGCTGTTGATGTTTATTGGAGGTGCACCTTTAAGTGCTGCGGGTGGTATTAAAGTTACGACATTTGCGATACTTGTAATGTTTGTAATTAGTACTATCAGAAAGCATAATTATGTAGAATTATTTAATAGAGAAATTCCACATAAACTTATCAAACTAGCTACTGTAACGTTTATTGTATCTTTATGTTACGTCGTTTTAGTCACATTTGTGATAACTGTACTAAATCCAAACGTTCAATTAATTAAAATACTCTTTGAAGTCATTTCGGCTTTTGGTACTGTTGGCTTAACGATGGATTACACAGATAAATATCATGGCGTGACAGAACTACTTATTATTTTTGTTATGTTAAGTGGTAAAGTTGGCATATTAACTGTCTTAAGAGCTTTCGTTACACCAAAAGATAAAAAATATCATTACGCTCAAGGACACATCCATCTCTAA
- a CDS encoding threonine aldolase family protein, translating into MIRFDNDYVAGGHTAILDALYKTNEEQLPGYGTDKYTESAQTLIKQACDNDDIDVHLMVGGTQANTTIIASILRPYQAVISADTGHIAVHETGAIEATGHKVIELTNDNGKLSAAQITKYVADYWDDATHEHIPQPKLVYLSQPTELGSLYSKKELTDIYNVCQSNNLYLMVDGARLGYGLASDSNDLTLNDLTKLTDVFYIGGTKVGALFGEAIVITHNDLKQDFRYMMKQHGGLLAKGRLLGIQFTTLFQDNLYIQLGRHALEMADLLKSELQQKGVTMQYDSPTNQLFPIISHQQMEMLSKDFAFQIWEKLSPEKIVIRLCTSWSTKKEDVEKLINAI; encoded by the coding sequence ATGATTAGATTTGATAATGATTATGTTGCTGGTGGTCACACTGCAATTTTAGATGCTTTATATAAAACTAATGAAGAACAATTGCCTGGCTATGGAACTGATAAGTACACTGAAAGTGCGCAAACTTTAATTAAACAAGCATGTGATAACGACGATATTGACGTACATCTAATGGTAGGGGGAACACAAGCAAATACGACGATTATAGCTTCGATTTTAAGACCATATCAGGCAGTTATTTCAGCTGATACTGGACACATAGCAGTACATGAAACTGGAGCTATTGAAGCAACAGGGCACAAAGTTATTGAATTAACTAATGATAATGGAAAGCTTTCAGCCGCACAAATTACTAAATATGTAGCGGATTATTGGGATGATGCTACACACGAACACATCCCACAGCCCAAATTAGTTTATTTATCACAACCTACTGAATTAGGTAGTTTATATTCAAAAAAGGAACTTACTGATATTTATAATGTGTGTCAAAGTAACAATCTTTATTTAATGGTAGATGGTGCACGTTTAGGATATGGATTAGCTTCAGATAGTAATGATCTAACGTTAAATGATTTAACTAAATTAACAGACGTATTTTACATAGGTGGCACGAAAGTAGGTGCACTTTTTGGCGAAGCGATTGTTATAACGCATAATGATTTAAAACAAGATTTTAGATATATGATGAAACAACATGGTGGCTTATTAGCAAAAGGAAGACTTTTAGGTATTCAATTTACAACGTTATTCCAAGATAATTTATATATTCAGTTAGGGCGTCATGCGCTTGAAATGGCTGACTTACTCAAGTCAGAATTACAACAAAAAGGGGTCACAATGCAATATGACTCACCAACAAATCAATTGTTCCCGATAATTTCACACCAACAAATGGAAATGTTAAGTAAAGACTTTGCTTTTCAAATTTGGGAAAAATTAAGCCCTGAAAAAATCGTGATTAGGCTATGTACAAGTTGGTCTACTAAAAAAGAAGATGTTGAAAAATTAATTAATGCCATTTAA
- a CDS encoding VOC family protein: MTALFPYLAFDNTKEAIAYYEEVFGATDVKRLPVDPQQASNFGISEDEANNATMHSDFKIAGTTILASDSFGKPSAINESISLLIDYDINNEADVREVEALYDRVKDHDTINVEMPLEEQFWGGKMGSFTDKYNVRWMLHGQDYTKL; this comes from the coding sequence ATGACAGCATTATTTCCATATTTAGCATTTGATAACACAAAAGAAGCAATCGCATATTACGAAGAAGTTTTTGGGGCAACTGATGTAAAACGTTTGCCCGTAGATCCACAACAGGCTAGCAATTTTGGAATATCCGAAGACGAAGCTAATAATGCAACGATGCATTCGGATTTTAAAATTGCAGGAACGACGATATTAGCTTCTGATTCTTTTGGAAAGCCTTCTGCTATAAATGAATCAATTTCTTTACTAATTGATTATGATATTAATAATGAAGCGGATGTAAGAGAAGTAGAAGCATTATATGACCGTGTAAAAGATCACGACACTATTAACGTAGAAATGCCATTGGAAGAACAATTTTGGGGTGGTAAAATGGGCTCATTTACCGACAAATATAACGTGAGATGGATGTTACATGGCCAAGACTATACTAAATTATAA
- a CDS encoding YxeA family protein translates to MKFIYSIISIIVIIFIALFGWKLYAESHTDNSTARNLANLNPLIQSETYYVKTDNPIKVEKLDDEITQYTYKSKAYNKDGKHKQIKYTATKKLKKDHYLALKYKVGEVKSYKEVSKSQIPKKANKIVE, encoded by the coding sequence ATGAAATTTATTTATAGCATTATTTCTATAATAGTCATCATATTCATAGCACTTTTTGGATGGAAGTTATATGCTGAATCGCATACAGATAACTCGACAGCTAGAAATTTAGCTAACCTGAACCCTTTAATTCAAAGTGAAACGTATTATGTAAAAACTGATAATCCAATTAAAGTAGAAAAATTGGATGATGAAATAACTCAATACACATATAAATCTAAAGCATATAATAAAGATGGTAAGCATAAGCAAATTAAATATACAGCCACTAAAAAATTGAAAAAAGATCACTATTTAGCTTTAAAATATAAAGTGGGAGAAGTTAAATCATATAAAGAAGTTTCTAAATCTCAAATACCTAAAAAAGCAAATAAAATTGTAGAATAA
- a CDS encoding GlsB/YeaQ/YmgE family stress response membrane protein — protein MGFIIMIIVGGLIGWLAGAILGKDIPGGILGNIIAGLIGSFIGGKLLGTWGPVLGGVPIIPALIGAIVLILIVSFILKALRK, from the coding sequence ATGGGCTTTATAATTATGATTATAGTCGGAGGATTAATCGGCTGGTTAGCTGGCGCAATCCTTGGTAAAGACATCCCAGGCGGAATCTTAGGTAACATTATTGCCGGTTTAATTGGTTCATTTATAGGTGGTAAATTATTAGGTACTTGGGGACCAGTTTTAGGTGGCGTACCTATTATTCCAGCATTAATCGGTGCAATTGTTTTAATTTTAATTGTATCATTTATACTAAAAGCATTAAGAAAATAA
- a CDS encoding MarR family winged helix-turn-helix transcriptional regulator, whose product MKEIINNIREFNRYYTNKLDVFSTNKFDSNYTFTEARVIIEIGIRHDCIANEIVQTLNIDKGYLSRVLSRFNKKGLIEKVTSPTDSRSKIIKLTTEGNELFDYLNEASNKQVNQMIDGLDETEIFTINKNMMEIMSIFERGNKND is encoded by the coding sequence ATGAAGGAAATTATTAACAATATAAGAGAGTTTAATAGGTATTACACAAATAAATTAGATGTCTTTAGTACTAATAAGTTTGATAGTAATTATACGTTTACTGAGGCAAGGGTCATTATCGAGATAGGTATTCGTCATGATTGTATCGCTAATGAAATCGTTCAAACTTTAAATATAGATAAGGGATATTTAAGTAGAGTATTAAGTAGATTTAATAAAAAAGGGTTAATAGAGAAAGTAACGTCGCCCACAGATAGTCGTAGTAAAATAATCAAATTGACTACTGAAGGTAATGAATTATTTGATTATTTAAATGAAGCATCAAATAAACAAGTAAACCAAATGATTGATGGATTAGATGAAACAGAAATTTTCACAATAAATAAAAATATGATGGAAATTATGTCTATTTTTGAAAGAGGGAATAAAAATGATTAG
- a CDS encoding ABC transporter substrate-binding protein, protein MKKIILLMLSLLVITAACGNKDSQDKGSKDKKTYTTTDGKKIDIPKNPKRVVLLTANYGNLKKLGIKPVAITNAFPNSKFIGNDKVKKVDPENVEEVTKLKPDLIITYKENKNNKKFSKIAPTVPIKVQKFDYKQTHIEYGKLVNKEQKAKEQADEVAKKLEQDGKEIKKHIGNDATFSIMDIQQKDIYQFGARFGRGSDTLYDGFKVKEDPEAKKAMPEERFMKVPKEKFNEYSGDYLMVPTVDGKKPNNDFTKSDIWKNNKAVKNNRVIYYPADEAIYGDLITIEKQGEQFKKAILEKQGK, encoded by the coding sequence ATGAAAAAAATTATATTACTTATGTTAAGTTTGTTAGTTATTACTGCAGCATGTGGCAACAAAGATAGTCAAGACAAGGGTTCTAAGGATAAGAAGACGTATACGACGACAGATGGGAAAAAAATAGATATTCCTAAAAATCCTAAAAGGGTAGTCTTACTTACTGCCAATTATGGAAATCTGAAGAAATTAGGCATTAAGCCAGTGGCAATCACGAACGCTTTTCCTAATTCTAAATTTATCGGTAATGATAAAGTGAAAAAAGTAGATCCAGAAAATGTCGAAGAAGTTACGAAATTAAAACCAGATTTAATCATTACATATAAAGAGAATAAAAATAACAAGAAATTCTCAAAAATTGCACCGACCGTACCTATAAAAGTACAAAAATTTGATTATAAACAAACACATATAGAATACGGAAAATTAGTAAATAAAGAGCAAAAAGCTAAAGAACAAGCAGATGAAGTTGCTAAAAAATTAGAACAAGATGGTAAAGAAATTAAAAAACATATTGGCAACGATGCGACATTCTCAATAATGGATATTCAACAAAAAGATATATACCAATTCGGTGCACGATTTGGTAGAGGTAGCGATACGTTATATGATGGCTTTAAAGTGAAAGAAGACCCTGAAGCTAAGAAAGCTATGCCAGAGGAAAGATTTATGAAAGTACCAAAAGAGAAATTTAATGAGTATTCTGGAGACTATTTAATGGTACCTACAGTAGATGGTAAAAAACCAAATAATGATTTTACAAAATCAGATATATGGAAAAACAATAAAGCAGTTAAAAATAATAGAGTAATTTATTATCCAGCAGACGAAGCTATTTATGGTGATTTAATTACCATAGAGAAACAAGGAGAACAATTTAAAAAAGCAATATTAGAGAAACAGGGTAAATAA
- a CDS encoding S66 family peptidase produces MSRVNVPKKLNYGDTIAFVALSSGLAGEKGINWRVDLAKERLENMGFIVKIMPHTLCDKEFIYNHPELRAQDLMDAFLDQNIKAIITTTGGNDSIRMLPHLNFESIASNPKIFTGFSDSTITHLICQKCNLVSYYGIDVLHDLAENVHIPQFTLDYFTKVFMNNKLISNIQAPSTIKKQGLRWDYNKKDIEREDIINSPLEFLNSNNIGTGRLIGGCLEVLNIAKGTVIFPSLEHFEGTIFFIETSGVKSPPWLFEDSLRNLGAIGILNKINGLIVGKPFDSIYYEEYKEVLLKILAEFHCTELPVIFNFPIGHNEPKTILPIGITAQINPIRHTFSLLEPTVK; encoded by the coding sequence ATGAGTAGAGTTAACGTACCTAAAAAATTAAATTATGGTGACACCATTGCTTTTGTTGCTTTGTCTTCAGGTCTAGCAGGCGAAAAAGGTATTAACTGGAGAGTCGATTTAGCTAAAGAAAGATTAGAAAACATGGGGTTTATTGTTAAAATAATGCCACATACTTTATGCGATAAAGAATTTATTTATAATCACCCAGAATTAAGAGCACAAGACTTAATGGATGCATTTCTCGATCAAAATATAAAAGCCATTATTACAACTACAGGTGGGAACGATAGTATACGTATGCTCCCTCACCTTAATTTTGAAAGTATTGCTTCAAATCCTAAAATTTTTACAGGTTTTTCAGATAGTACAATTACCCATTTAATATGCCAAAAGTGTAATCTAGTTAGTTATTATGGTATTGATGTCTTACATGATTTAGCCGAAAATGTTCACATTCCACAATTCACTTTAGACTATTTTACTAAGGTATTTATGAACAACAAGTTAATATCAAACATTCAAGCTCCTTCAACTATTAAAAAACAGGGTCTTCGTTGGGACTATAATAAAAAAGATATTGAACGTGAAGATATTATTAACTCGCCTTTAGAGTTTTTAAACAGTAACAATATTGGAACAGGAAGATTAATCGGTGGTTGTTTAGAAGTGTTAAATATTGCAAAAGGAACTGTAATATTTCCTAGTTTAGAACATTTCGAAGGAACAATTTTCTTCATAGAAACATCTGGAGTTAAGTCTCCACCTTGGTTATTCGAAGACAGTTTAAGAAATCTAGGAGCTATAGGTATCTTAAATAAGATTAATGGTTTAATAGTAGGTAAACCATTTGATTCTATATATTATGAAGAGTATAAAGAAGTACTATTAAAAATTCTAGCAGAGTTTCATTGTACTGAACTCCCAGTAATTTTCAATTTTCCAATTGGTCATAATGAACCAAAGACGATTTTACCTATAGGTATTACTGCGCAAATCAATCCAATTAGGCATACTTTTTCATTATTGGAACCTACTGTTAAGTAG
- the smpB gene encoding SsrA-binding protein SmpB, translated as MPKKKSPGTLAENRKARHDFNIEDTIEAGIVLQGTEIKSIRRGSANLKDSYAQVKRGEIYLQNMHIAPYEEGNRFNHDPRRSRKLLLHKREIAKLGERTREVGYSIVPLKLYLKHGNCKVLLGIARGKKKYDKRQALKEKAVKRDVDREMKARY; from the coding sequence ATGCCAAAGAAAAAATCACCAGGTACATTAGCTGAAAATCGTAAAGCAAGACATGATTTTAATATTGAAGATACGATTGAAGCGGGCATTGTGTTACAAGGAACTGAAATTAAGTCCATCCGACGTGGCAGTGCAAACTTAAAGGATAGTTACGCACAAGTGAAGCGTGGCGAGATTTATTTGCAGAACATGCATATCGCGCCATATGAAGAGGGTAACCGTTTTAACCATGATCCTAGACGCTCACGTAAGTTACTATTACACAAACGTGAGATTGCTAAGCTAGGAGAAAGAACGAGAGAAGTCGGTTACTCTATCGTTCCTTTGAAACTCTATTTAAAACACGGTAACTGTAAAGTCTTATTAGGTATTGCACGCGGTAAGAAAAAATACGATAAGCGTCAAGCATTAAAAGAAAAAGCAGTAAAACGTGATGTTGATAGAGAAATGAAAGCCCGTTATTAA
- a CDS encoding CDP-glycerol glycerophosphotransferase family protein: protein MKIYVENDQFIIEDLQISEITLSNNNIQKTFTADQTRFVIKFEDLQEVLTEKNAPIAFTTTTNEELIIPDDIHSFEKTFIKKGKKTYFIYLTKDNKLCVILDKRPSLVNFHNKSAEYKAATVKDNKLILNFEFTCSIYKPTAIVGKIKVRNKDFEITTNGVIVEIIKNKNDYSVSANLIFDIQELATLFMGQVPYYIYNSDVYDISFNYRIDEMQISKYYVRLRLPAEEKYNVDDEQWLDFDDHFMLHCRPYPTTYGNLSMRLIPIPKETYNDYITGEMVKLSNNDKKTIVCLEYPEKAQENGLIYFKWLVKHLAKDFNIFYMVSPESKDLDNLIGYENHVIYYKSRENWALANEVDVICHSHSAEYLLPILTNKALLYIKQKNRLFLQHGIIGSKDVSGVYGRTPNDSVTDLFVVSSDREKEVISQGYGFEKNEIIITGLPRFDDVIKERRNIVKKIKNRHKILIMPTWRSGLSTYLDEKFIETAYYKEFQQLINNEEVKTLVEEKGYQIAFYLHRNFQGFKHLFTSECVDILSEQDHNVKDLLAEYQVLVTDYSSVGLDFALMHKKVVYFRPENILGDDFISESADLLPGDVVNNQQELISQFHNTTMPKKYKSNLDKLYKYADRKACARIAKNMISYFKLTD, encoded by the coding sequence TTGAAAATATATGTGGAAAATGATCAGTTTATTATAGAAGATCTACAAATATCAGAAATAACATTAAGTAACAATAATATTCAAAAAACATTTACAGCAGACCAAACACGATTTGTTATTAAATTTGAAGATTTACAGGAAGTCTTAACAGAAAAGAATGCACCTATAGCATTCACAACAACTACGAACGAAGAGTTAATAATTCCTGATGATATACATAGTTTCGAGAAAACCTTTATAAAAAAAGGGAAAAAGACATATTTTATTTATTTAACTAAGGACAACAAATTATGCGTCATATTAGATAAACGTCCGAGTTTAGTAAATTTTCATAATAAAAGTGCTGAATATAAAGCAGCAACTGTAAAAGATAATAAATTAATTTTAAATTTTGAATTTACTTGTAGTATTTACAAACCAACTGCTATCGTTGGCAAAATAAAAGTCAGAAATAAAGATTTTGAAATTACTACAAATGGTGTAATAGTAGAAATAATAAAAAATAAAAACGACTATAGTGTTTCAGCAAATTTAATTTTTGATATTCAAGAGTTAGCAACATTATTTATGGGACAAGTACCATACTACATATATAATTCTGATGTATATGACATTAGTTTTAATTATCGAATTGATGAAATGCAGATTTCTAAATATTACGTTAGATTAAGGTTACCTGCTGAAGAAAAGTACAATGTCGATGATGAGCAATGGTTAGATTTTGATGATCATTTTATGTTGCATTGTAGACCTTATCCGACGACATATGGAAATCTATCGATGCGACTTATTCCTATTCCTAAAGAGACATATAATGACTACATTACTGGTGAAATGGTCAAGTTAAGTAATAATGATAAGAAAACGATCGTATGTCTAGAATATCCTGAAAAAGCACAAGAAAATGGGCTGATTTATTTTAAATGGTTGGTAAAACATCTAGCTAAAGACTTTAACATTTTTTATATGGTTAGTCCGGAAAGTAAAGATTTAGATAATTTAATAGGATATGAAAATCATGTCATTTATTATAAATCAAGGGAAAATTGGGCACTCGCAAATGAAGTGGATGTTATTTGTCATTCTCATTCAGCAGAATATTTATTACCTATACTAACAAACAAAGCATTACTTTATATCAAACAAAAAAATAGATTGTTTTTACAACATGGTATTATTGGTTCTAAAGACGTGAGTGGGGTATATGGTAGAACACCAAATGATTCCGTAACAGATTTATTTGTCGTTTCTTCTGATAGAGAAAAGGAAGTCATTTCTCAAGGCTATGGCTTCGAAAAAAATGAAATTATTATCACGGGACTGCCAAGATTTGATGATGTTATAAAAGAACGTAGAAACATTGTTAAGAAAATTAAAAATCGACATAAAATATTAATTATGCCTACTTGGCGATCTGGTTTAAGTACGTATTTAGATGAGAAATTTATAGAAACTGCGTATTATAAAGAATTTCAACAGTTAATTAATAATGAAGAAGTCAAAACTTTAGTTGAAGAAAAAGGTTATCAAATTGCGTTTTACTTACATAGAAATTTCCAAGGTTTTAAACATCTTTTCACTTCTGAATGTGTTGATATTTTATCGGAACAAGATCATAATGTTAAAGATTTATTAGCAGAATACCAAGTTTTGGTTACTGACTATTCAAGTGTTGGTTTAGACTTTGCATTGATGCATAAGAAAGTTGTTTATTTCAGACCTGAAAATATTTTAGGTGATGACTTTATTTCAGAGTCTGCGGACTTGTTACCAGGGGATGTCGTAAATAATCAACAGGAGTTAATTTCGCAATTTCACAACACGACAATGCCTAAAAAATATAAAAGTAACCTAGATAAATTGTATAAATATGCCGATAGAAAAGCATGTGCCCGTATAGCTAAAAATATGATAAGCTATTTTAAATTAACTGATTAA